One genomic segment of Chitinophaga sancti includes these proteins:
- a CDS encoding DUF423 domain-containing protein, whose protein sequence is MHKGFLIWASVFGILGVIMGAFGAHKLYDLAKVYDLADPEKPFTTLLERAYKTGVTYQFYHALALIAVALLYVYIPGSLTQWAGRCFITGVILFSGSLYLITFVKFAKIDFPSIIGILTPIGGVFFIAGWVCLLLAVVKK, encoded by the coding sequence ATGCATAAGGGCTTTTTAATCTGGGCATCCGTATTTGGCATATTAGGGGTAATAATGGGTGCTTTCGGAGCACATAAGTTATATGACCTGGCTAAGGTTTACGACCTGGCTGATCCTGAAAAACCATTTACGACGCTTTTGGAGAGGGCTTATAAGACAGGGGTGACTTACCAGTTCTACCACGCTTTGGCTTTAATAGCTGTGGCACTGCTATATGTTTATATACCAGGTTCCCTTACACAATGGGCCGGACGCTGCTTCATCACCGGAGTGATCCTGTTTTCGGGTTCCCTTTACCTGATTACATTTGTGAAATTCGCAAAAATAGATTTTCCTTCAATTATTGGTATTCTGACGCCGATCGGAGGAGTATTCTTCATCGCAGGATGGGTTTGCCTGTTGCTGGCGGTCGTTAAGAAATAA
- a CDS encoding shikimate kinase: MKIFLLGFMGAGKSYWGKQLAEHLELPFYDLDDVIVESEEMSISDIFANKGEDYFRAKESFWLRELSEGEHFVISCGGGVPCFQDNMDVMNERGTTIWLNPELSLIVDRLKRKKSKRPLIADLPDDEIMAFVEKKLAERQPFYQQAQITIAESDNVTLDTFTKRLNNNA, translated from the coding sequence TTGAAAATCTTTTTATTAGGTTTTATGGGTGCCGGAAAGTCCTATTGGGGTAAACAGCTGGCTGAGCATCTTGAGTTACCATTCTATGACCTGGACGATGTAATTGTAGAATCAGAAGAAATGTCCATCAGTGATATCTTTGCCAACAAAGGAGAGGATTATTTCCGTGCAAAGGAAAGTTTCTGGCTGCGGGAGCTGTCAGAAGGGGAGCATTTCGTGATTTCCTGTGGAGGGGGAGTACCCTGTTTCCAGGATAATATGGATGTGATGAATGAAAGAGGTACCACTATCTGGTTGAACCCGGAACTGTCCCTGATTGTAGACCGCCTGAAGCGTAAGAAGTCAAAACGCCCGCTGATAGCGGATTTGCCGGATGACGAGATCATGGCATTCGTAGAGAAAAAACTGGCCGAAAGGCAGCCTTTTTATCAACAGGCACAAATTACAATAGCAGAATCTGACAACGTAACATTAGATACATTTACCAAAAGATTGAACAATAATGCATAA
- a CDS encoding 4'-phosphopantetheinyl transferase family protein has protein sequence MPLIRTIQISPGSRLGVWQIGEDETFFRKRVNISPAIHHPHKRLQHFAGRYMLTELFPGFPLDSIQITESRKPILLCNSLHFSISHCGDFIAAIVSQDGAVGVDIESMNDKIEKVSHKFLSPKEREFIDPANSLAHKTICWSAKEAVFKWYGLGKVDFKENMQLEPFPYQPYGFMHCNFNKADKKARLSLQYIIADGLCLSWTI, from the coding sequence ATGCCATTAATACGTACGATACAAATATCTCCCGGCAGCCGGCTGGGGGTTTGGCAGATCGGAGAGGACGAAACCTTCTTCAGGAAAAGGGTGAACATATCCCCGGCCATACATCATCCGCACAAACGACTGCAGCATTTTGCCGGTCGTTACATGTTGACGGAGCTATTTCCTGGCTTTCCTTTGGATAGTATCCAGATCACGGAAAGCAGAAAACCTATATTATTGTGTAATAGTTTACACTTTTCTATCTCTCATTGCGGCGATTTTATAGCCGCCATTGTGAGCCAGGATGGTGCGGTAGGTGTAGATATTGAGAGTATGAACGATAAAATTGAGAAAGTCTCCCATAAGTTCCTGTCACCAAAGGAGCGGGAATTTATCGATCCGGCCAATTCTCTTGCGCACAAGACCATTTGTTGGAGTGCCAAGGAGGCCGTGTTCAAATGGTATGGCCTGGGGAAGGTTGATTTTAAGGAAAATATGCAGTTAGAGCCATTCCCATACCAACCATATGGGTTTATGCACTGTAATTTTAACAAAGCAGATAAAAAAGCCAGACTATCTTTGCAATACATAATTGCGGACGGCCTGTGCCTATCCTGGACCATTTAA
- the dcd gene encoding dCTP deaminase — MILSDKRILEEIEKGTIVISPYDRKYLGTNSYDVHLGKYLATYKDRVLDARSHNEIEHFEIGPEGFVLQPGTLYLGVTEEYTETHAHVPFLEGKSSTGRLGIDIHATAGKGDVGFCNTWTLEISCAQPVRIYAGMPIGQLIYFVVEGDVETFYNKKGNAKYNGRTVKPVESMMWKNQF; from the coding sequence ATGATCCTGTCAGACAAAAGGATATTGGAGGAAATTGAGAAAGGCACTATCGTCATTTCACCTTACGACCGGAAGTATCTCGGCACTAACTCTTACGACGTACATCTGGGCAAGTATCTGGCTACTTATAAAGACCGTGTACTGGATGCCCGCTCGCACAACGAAATTGAACATTTTGAAATAGGGCCGGAAGGCTTCGTACTACAGCCGGGCACACTGTACCTGGGTGTAACAGAGGAGTATACGGAAACGCATGCCCATGTGCCTTTTCTGGAAGGGAAGTCAAGTACAGGACGTTTGGGGATCGATATTCATGCTACGGCTGGTAAAGGTGATGTAGGTTTTTGTAATACATGGACGCTGGAAATTAGCTGTGCACAGCCGGTGAGGATATATGCCGGCATGCCGATAGGGCAGTTGATTTATTTTGTAGTGGAAGGAGATGTAGAGACTTTCTATAATAAGAAGGGGAATGCAAAGTATAATGGACGTACTGTAAAACCAGTGGAGAGTATGATGTGGAAGAATCAGTTCTAA
- a CDS encoding DUF1080 domain-containing protein: MGTAFVNPAFAQSGSLPLQDLSSFHDPGPSWSIVNDAAAALDKPHELSFSPGTGVLLNLPDKKHPGQDLFSNAEYGDVDLELDYMMAPGSNSGVYLEGRYEIQLLDSWSKTNPTAGDNGGIYERWEDSRPSGLQGYEGHAPRYNVSRAPGLWQHLKVSFQAPRFDANGKKIANARMLLITLNGAVIHEDVELLGATRGAMEGGAESATGPLRLQGDHGAVAFRNISIKKRDAANEPQVVNNRRDNVDPIYVDAPVNTVLRSFMDVPNLRIVHAVNVGSPEQVHYTYDMDRGLLAQVWRGGFLDATPMWHDRGNGTSRPRGTVQTLGTPSFTLAKLANAQATWLTDTTGTGYRPKGYVLDDKDRPTFKYLIYGTAVTDEVRVLSEGHGVHREITVANPVDGLYAKIVAGSKIEPVSKDLYIVDGKAYYLQLEDTGNEKPIIRDAAGGKEMIIPIHGKLSYAILF, encoded by the coding sequence ATGGGAACAGCTTTTGTCAATCCAGCATTCGCGCAATCCGGCAGTCTGCCACTACAGGACTTATCCTCTTTTCATGACCCAGGTCCCAGCTGGAGCATCGTCAATGACGCTGCCGCCGCTTTAGATAAACCTCATGAACTGAGCTTTTCCCCAGGTACCGGTGTACTCCTGAACCTCCCGGACAAAAAACACCCGGGTCAGGACCTCTTTTCCAACGCTGAATATGGAGATGTAGACCTGGAACTGGACTATATGATGGCTCCCGGCTCCAACTCAGGCGTATATCTCGAAGGGAGGTACGAGATCCAGCTCCTCGATAGCTGGAGCAAAACCAACCCTACAGCCGGCGATAACGGCGGTATTTATGAGCGATGGGAAGACAGCCGTCCCTCGGGACTACAGGGTTACGAAGGTCATGCACCCCGCTACAATGTAAGCCGTGCACCAGGCCTCTGGCAACACCTGAAAGTTTCCTTCCAGGCGCCCCGCTTCGACGCCAATGGGAAAAAGATTGCCAATGCACGTATGCTCCTCATTACCCTGAATGGTGCAGTTATTCATGAAGATGTAGAACTCCTTGGTGCTACCCGTGGCGCGATGGAAGGTGGTGCAGAAAGTGCTACCGGTCCACTTCGCCTGCAGGGTGATCATGGTGCCGTCGCTTTCAGGAACATCAGCATCAAAAAAAGAGATGCGGCCAATGAACCACAGGTGGTCAACAACCGTCGTGACAATGTAGATCCTATCTATGTAGACGCCCCTGTAAACACCGTTCTTCGCAGCTTTATGGACGTGCCTAACCTCCGCATTGTTCATGCGGTAAACGTAGGTAGCCCTGAACAGGTACACTACACTTATGATATGGACAGAGGCCTGCTGGCACAGGTATGGCGAGGTGGTTTCCTCGACGCTACCCCTATGTGGCATGACAGAGGCAATGGTACTTCCCGCCCACGTGGCACTGTGCAAACTTTAGGCACCCCTTCCTTTACCCTGGCCAAACTCGCCAACGCGCAGGCGACCTGGCTAACTGATACTACCGGCACCGGTTATCGCCCAAAGGGTTATGTTCTTGATGACAAAGACCGCCCAACCTTCAAATACCTGATCTATGGCACTGCTGTAACGGATGAAGTGCGTGTACTCTCAGAAGGCCATGGTGTACATCGCGAAATAACCGTGGCAAATCCTGTAGATGGACTGTATGCAAAGATTGTAGCAGGTAGCAAAATAGAACCTGTTTCAAAAGATCTGTACATCGTAGATGGCAAAGCTTATTACCTGCAACTGGAAGATACCGGCAATGAAAAGCCGATCATCCGTGATGCCGCCGGAGGAAAAGAAATGATCATTCCTATCCACGGTAAACTGAGCTATGCCATTCTTTTCTAA
- a CDS encoding START domain-containing protein, with product MKKSLMIISTAMLLSLFCYAQNDWKLKDNKDGIKIYTKTVENSNLKAIRVKVAVEATLSQLVSIILDISSAKDWVYSTKSASLLKQVSPAELFYYSEVALPWPITNRDFVAHLIATQDAKTRVVTIDGPVVHNYVPEKKDIIRVSNSYGKWVLTPLQNNMVYIDYTLETDPGGSIPVWLVNLFATKGPMETFKKLKVQLAKPAYRNIHLSFIKE from the coding sequence ATGAAGAAAAGTTTAATGATTATTAGCACGGCTATGCTGTTATCCCTTTTTTGTTATGCCCAGAATGACTGGAAACTAAAAGACAATAAGGACGGGATTAAGATCTACACGAAGACAGTCGAAAACTCCAACTTAAAAGCCATCCGGGTTAAAGTTGCAGTAGAAGCTACCCTTAGTCAGTTAGTATCTATCATTCTCGATATTTCATCGGCAAAAGATTGGGTGTACAGTACGAAATCAGCTTCCTTACTTAAACAGGTAAGTCCAGCTGAACTATTTTACTACTCTGAAGTAGCATTGCCATGGCCGATTACGAATCGTGATTTTGTAGCGCACCTGATTGCTACGCAGGATGCGAAGACAAGAGTGGTGACCATCGATGGCCCTGTGGTGCACAATTATGTGCCTGAGAAAAAAGATATTATAAGAGTTAGTAATTCCTATGGGAAGTGGGTACTAACCCCGCTTCAGAATAATATGGTGTATATTGACTATACACTGGAAACCGACCCGGGAGGTTCTATTCCTGTCTGGTTGGTAAATCTCTTCGCTACCAAAGGGCCAATGGAAACTTTCAAAAAGCTGAAAGTGCAGTTGGCCAAACCTGCTTACCGGAATATTCATTTGTCATTTATTAAGGAATAG
- a CDS encoding AAA family ATPase, whose translation MWTISENKSWNYLEQQYEWVKRMHDTPQDARHHAEGNVAIHTQMVINALISLPAYQALDVQTQEIMWATALLHDVEKAGTTEILPDGSVVSPGHARKGEMTTRQILYKEIPTPFAIREQIAKLVRFHGLPLWVFEKSDPAKALIIAALQVDVRLLALFAKADVLGRICPDQEDLLYKIECFEELCKEQQCWGQAPYFSNAHARMNYLQKADTDRSYVPFEKPKTKVVIMSGLPGAGKDTYVQKHYKNWPVVSLDAIRISMKIAPTDKSGNGRVIQEAKEQARVYLRNQQGFVWNATNITQSMREQLISLCIQYAAEIIVIYVEVPFKALFKQNSAREAIVPAGVMQRLVHKLEVPDITEAHEVVYAVSS comes from the coding sequence ATGTGGACTATCAGTGAAAATAAATCATGGAATTATCTTGAACAACAGTATGAATGGGTAAAACGAATGCATGATACACCGCAGGATGCACGGCATCATGCAGAAGGGAATGTGGCGATACATACGCAAATGGTGATAAATGCATTGATCAGTTTACCAGCATATCAGGCACTTGATGTACAAACACAGGAAATTATGTGGGCGACTGCATTGCTGCATGATGTAGAGAAAGCAGGAACTACGGAAATATTGCCTGATGGTTCGGTAGTGTCTCCCGGTCATGCGCGCAAAGGAGAAATGACGACGCGGCAGATTTTGTATAAAGAAATACCTACGCCATTTGCGATCAGGGAACAGATTGCAAAACTGGTGCGTTTCCATGGATTGCCTTTGTGGGTGTTTGAAAAATCGGATCCTGCAAAAGCTTTGATCATCGCAGCTTTGCAGGTAGATGTGCGCTTGCTGGCGTTGTTTGCAAAGGCGGATGTATTGGGTAGAATTTGTCCGGACCAGGAGGACTTATTGTATAAAATAGAATGCTTTGAAGAGTTGTGTAAAGAGCAACAGTGCTGGGGGCAGGCGCCTTATTTTTCAAATGCACATGCAAGGATGAATTATTTGCAAAAAGCAGATACAGATCGTAGCTATGTACCTTTTGAAAAACCTAAAACAAAGGTGGTGATCATGAGTGGTTTGCCAGGTGCGGGGAAGGATACTTACGTACAGAAACATTACAAAAACTGGCCGGTGGTTTCACTGGATGCTATCAGGATAAGTATGAAGATTGCACCGACGGATAAATCTGGTAATGGGCGGGTGATTCAGGAGGCAAAAGAACAAGCCAGGGTATACCTGAGAAACCAGCAGGGTTTTGTGTGGAATGCTACGAATATTACACAATCAATGAGGGAACAATTAATTTCATTGTGTATACAATATGCGGCGGAGATAATCGTCATATATGTTGAAGTCCCGTTTAAAGCATTGTTTAAACAGAATAGTGCGCGGGAGGCTATCGTGCCGGCTGGGGTTATGCAACGGTTGGTACATAAGCTGGAGGTACCGGATATTACAGAGGCGCATGAAGTAGTGTATGCAGTGAGTTCATGA
- a CDS encoding RNA ligase family protein: MAISEKYGRTYHFPFSPGTTSDDRIQHDYWQYISTIPTLIHTEKLDGENNCLSRHGVFARSHVAPTTSPWTESLRRYWQIIKNDLGDLEVFLENVYAIHSIAYSNLDYHFYVFAVRENGQWLSWEETCFYAAMLDLPVVPVIKTLTTPASQQSFESELLDIVKGPGAFAAHDAFTGAPATMEGVVTRDAGSYRVSSFAEHVFKYVRKGHVKTDVHWTRNWRRARLNFEGGQHVDYQ, translated from the coding sequence ATGGCTATTTCAGAAAAATATGGCCGTACCTACCATTTTCCGTTCTCACCGGGTACCACCAGTGATGATCGTATCCAGCATGATTACTGGCAATACATCAGCACTATACCCACACTTATACATACGGAAAAACTGGACGGTGAAAATAATTGTCTTTCCAGGCATGGTGTATTTGCGCGCTCACATGTAGCGCCCACTACATCGCCCTGGACAGAGAGTCTGCGACGTTACTGGCAGATAATAAAAAACGACCTGGGTGATCTGGAAGTTTTCCTGGAAAATGTATATGCGATTCACTCTATCGCATACAGCAATCTCGATTATCATTTTTATGTATTTGCAGTCAGAGAAAACGGGCAATGGCTCAGTTGGGAAGAAACCTGCTTTTATGCAGCTATGCTGGATCTGCCGGTAGTACCAGTCATAAAAACACTAACTACACCTGCGTCCCAACAATCATTCGAAAGTGAATTACTCGATATTGTCAAAGGTCCTGGCGCCTTTGCCGCACACGATGCATTCACCGGTGCACCCGCCACCATGGAAGGCGTGGTCACAAGAGATGCAGGTAGTTACCGCGTATCTTCATTTGCTGAACACGTATTTAAATATGTAAGAAAAGGGCACGTAAAAACAGATGTGCACTGGACGCGCAACTGGCGTCGTGCCCGATTAAATTTTGAAGGAGGTCAACATGTGGACTATCAGTGA
- a CDS encoding DUF1080 domain-containing protein yields the protein MKKLLTVGCLLLSLACSAQQKTKKGWMQLFNGKDLKNWDIKIRGHKLNDNFGNTFRVENGILQVRYDQYKEWGELYGHMFYRKNFSAYLLIAEYRFVGEQVKGGPAWALRNNGLMLHGQSAASMGLNQDFPISLENQLLGGNGKDPRSTANLCTPGTNVVINGKFITEHCITSTSKTYDGEQWVRVGALVLGDSVIKHIVFNDTVIVYNKPQVGGGNVTGADPALLKEGRLLTEGTISIQSESAPTDFRKIEVFDLSPYMKDPKKLDAIIHQLQEETRTK from the coding sequence ATGAAAAAACTGTTGACTGTTGGCTGCCTGCTGTTGTCCCTCGCCTGCTCGGCCCAGCAAAAAACTAAAAAAGGATGGATGCAGCTTTTTAATGGGAAAGATCTGAAAAACTGGGATATTAAAATCAGGGGTCATAAACTGAATGATAATTTCGGCAATACTTTCCGCGTAGAAAACGGTATTCTTCAAGTGCGCTATGACCAATATAAAGAATGGGGCGAGTTGTATGGACACATGTTTTACAGGAAGAATTTTTCTGCATACCTGTTGATTGCAGAGTATAGATTTGTGGGTGAACAGGTGAAGGGTGGACCAGCCTGGGCACTTCGTAATAATGGGCTGATGCTGCATGGGCAAAGCGCTGCCAGCATGGGTTTGAACCAGGATTTTCCTATTTCTCTGGAAAACCAGTTGTTAGGTGGTAATGGTAAAGACCCCCGTTCTACCGCGAATTTATGTACGCCGGGTACCAATGTTGTGATCAATGGAAAGTTTATTACAGAGCATTGTATTACCAGTACATCTAAAACATATGATGGAGAGCAATGGGTAAGAGTAGGTGCGTTGGTGTTAGGTGACTCTGTGATCAAACACATTGTATTTAACGATACGGTAATTGTATACAATAAGCCACAGGTAGGTGGTGGAAATGTGACAGGTGCTGATCCTGCGCTGTTGAAAGAAGGACGTTTACTGACGGAAGGTACGATCTCTATACAGAGTGAAAGTGCGCCGACTGATTTTAGAAAAATAGAGGTATTTGATCTTTCTCCTTATATGAAAGATCCTAAAAAACTGGATGCGATCATCCATCAGTTACAGGAAGAAACGAGGACAAAATAA
- a CDS encoding SRPBCC family protein, whose amino-acid sequence MSKYNHPLNGHGEPRATALYEHSNILNVSKPGRIASIVGGALMTTSAISQVNKHPIRSLLRLITGGYLLYRGISGNCPISAAAGRSSSDKHNSAINIRTKFIVDKPRFEVYSFWRAVENLPHFMRHLAVVTEKDSHHSHWVATGPGKLGTIEWDAEIIKDEPGDMIGWRSAPGSDLVTAGKITFNDAVGGGTEMEVIITYRPPAGYVGTGLAWILNPAFENMIRKDILRFKNYVETGEITAL is encoded by the coding sequence ATGAGTAAGTATAATCATCCTTTGAATGGTCATGGCGAACCCAGAGCCACAGCCTTATATGAACACTCCAATATACTGAATGTAAGTAAACCCGGTCGGATCGCTTCTATTGTAGGCGGTGCGCTGATGACTACCAGCGCTATTAGTCAGGTAAACAAACACCCCATTCGTAGTTTGCTAAGACTGATTACCGGTGGTTATCTCTTATACAGAGGTATTTCAGGAAATTGCCCTATTTCCGCAGCAGCAGGCAGAAGCTCGTCTGATAAACACAATAGTGCGATCAACATTCGTACGAAATTCATTGTAGACAAGCCCCGTTTTGAAGTGTACAGTTTCTGGCGTGCTGTAGAAAACCTACCGCATTTTATGCGTCATCTTGCGGTAGTAACAGAAAAAGACAGTCATCATTCACACTGGGTAGCTACCGGCCCTGGCAAACTAGGTACCATAGAGTGGGATGCAGAGATAATTAAAGATGAACCTGGTGATATGATCGGATGGCGCTCTGCTCCGGGGTCAGACCTGGTAACTGCGGGCAAGATCACATTTAATGATGCGGTCGGTGGCGGTACCGAAATGGAAGTGATCATCACCTATCGTCCACCAGCGGGCTACGTAGGCACAGGACTGGCGTGGATACTGAATCCTGCGTTTGAAAACATGATCAGGAAAGATATTCTGAGATTTAAAAACTATGTGGAAACAGGAGAAATTACGGCACTATAG
- a CDS encoding YtxH domain-containing protein — protein MSTMKLIYGALAGLAAGVAIGILTAPDSGEETRKRIRRSAHDVNNRFRRIVGKGADGLSELKYIFENETTGLKDDVKERVLKIIDESNQSYTKFKKEALS, from the coding sequence ATGAGCACAATGAAGTTAATATACGGCGCATTAGCAGGATTGGCAGCAGGAGTTGCAATCGGAATATTGACAGCACCAGATAGTGGTGAAGAAACAAGGAAAAGAATCAGAAGGTCGGCTCATGATGTGAATAATCGTTTCAGACGTATAGTTGGAAAAGGTGCGGATGGTTTGTCAGAGCTGAAATATATCTTCGAAAACGAAACGACAGGCTTGAAAGATGATGTGAAGGAACGTGTACTGAAGATTATAGATGAAAGCAATCAATCTTATACAAAGTTTAAGAAAGAGGCGCTTTCCTAA
- a CDS encoding TlpA disulfide reductase family protein yields the protein MLKHCWLLALLPAFMFGKSLEKGNLPAGTWKGSLHRADGADIVFNFEVKDSAHKKVIYILNAKDRMLVDDVKLKGDSVFIKMPFFDSEFKAAIRNGGLEGVWVRHLPAGEVTIPFTAAYNVKERFHAQAPPTLNITGRYATWFFNANKPDSSYAVGEFKQTGSKVTGTFLTSTGDYRFLEGIVDGDSLKLSTFDGSHAYYFTALVKDGYLENGTFYAGIGAGKEQWVARKDDKAALPDERSLATTKPGNNRLDFTFPDMNGKKVSINDKRFTGKVVVITLMGSWCPNCMDETGFLSTWYKENKARGVEVIGLSYERTTDFATSQKALAGFLKRFDVTYPVLITGVTPGDPQKAEKTLPQLTGIKGFPTTIFIDKKGNVKEVHTGFSGPGTGEHYEAFKKEFNALINSLLVE from the coding sequence ATGCTTAAGCATTGTTGGTTACTGGCGTTACTGCCAGCATTTATGTTCGGTAAAAGCCTGGAAAAAGGGAACCTGCCTGCCGGCACCTGGAAAGGTAGCCTGCATCGTGCAGATGGCGCAGATATCGTGTTTAACTTTGAAGTGAAGGACAGTGCGCATAAGAAAGTGATCTATATCCTCAATGCGAAGGATCGCATGCTCGTAGACGATGTGAAACTGAAAGGCGATTCTGTATTCATCAAAATGCCGTTCTTCGATTCCGAATTCAAAGCTGCCATCAGGAATGGCGGTCTGGAAGGGGTATGGGTGCGTCATCTGCCTGCCGGAGAGGTGACGATTCCTTTTACTGCTGCATACAATGTGAAAGAACGCTTTCATGCACAAGCACCTCCTACACTCAATATAACCGGTCGCTATGCTACCTGGTTCTTTAACGCAAATAAACCAGATTCTTCTTACGCTGTTGGTGAATTTAAACAAACCGGCAGCAAGGTAACAGGTACCTTCCTCACGTCTACAGGCGACTACCGTTTCCTGGAAGGTATTGTAGACGGGGATAGTCTGAAACTCTCTACTTTCGATGGTTCCCATGCTTACTACTTTACTGCATTGGTAAAAGACGGTTATCTTGAAAATGGCACCTTCTATGCCGGCATTGGTGCCGGTAAAGAACAATGGGTAGCCCGCAAAGATGATAAAGCTGCATTGCCTGATGAACGTTCTCTGGCCACTACCAAACCGGGGAATAACCGCCTCGATTTTACCTTCCCTGATATGAATGGTAAAAAAGTAAGCATCAATGATAAGCGTTTTACAGGCAAAGTAGTGGTGATCACTTTGATGGGTAGCTGGTGTCCAAACTGTATGGATGAAACCGGTTTCTTAAGTACCTGGTACAAGGAAAATAAAGCCCGTGGGGTAGAAGTAATTGGTCTTTCTTATGAAAGAACGACTGATTTTGCAACATCTCAGAAAGCCCTTGCAGGATTCCTGAAAAGATTCGATGTGACTTATCCAGTATTGATCACAGGTGTAACACCGGGAGATCCGCAAAAAGCAGAAAAGACATTGCCACAGTTGACGGGAATCAAAGGGTTCCCGACGACTATTTTTATAGATAAAAAAGGAAATGTGAAGGAAGTGCATACTGGTTTTTCCGGGCCTGGTACGGGAGAGCACTATGAGGCGTTTAAGAAGGAATTCAATGCACTCATTAATTCATTATTAGTGGAATAA